The sequence GCATTACTTATTGAGCTTTCTATGTTGCTGATGACAAAGATTAATAGTACACAAACCTATGGTATAGGGTTCCTACAAGTAGCCCTGTTATGGCCTGTCCCATAACACCTCCTGCACCTGCTTGGTCCGATCTTCCTTCTCTTTATTGCCTTCAACAATAAAACATAGATGGAACCACATCCTTTAATTAGTAAAAACCTTAGAGTTCAAATTTTTAAGAtagaaatttgtttaattacCCGTTCCTCGCCATTTGAAGGGATCCTCCTCTTCCTTGGGCGTCCTGGCCCTGCATTTGTTTCCGGGGGAACTCCATTTGGATTGAGCATGTCCTCTGGAATGTCGTGGTCAGCAACATCAGGAACCAACATGACGACAACACTATAAGTGTTTCTCCATAAATCAGACTTGTAGTTCTCTTCAACTAGACGTGGTATTGGAATCCCATTAACCCTTGCAGCCGCCAATGCGTGGGAACACGGAATTCCAAGTGTTTCAAAGACTTTGCAGGTGCAGGTCTTCCTGTCTAGATCAACAGTAAACAAGATACCATGGCTGTTACTAACTTGGTATATGTCTGCGCTGGCTGGTGACACACTTAAGCCAGCTGAATCAGATAGATGTTTGAGAAGTAATTCCTCAACCTCAGGTGTGACAGGACCGAGATGCTTGTTAGCTTTTGAACGTCTACAGTAGAACCATCTCATTAACATCATTCGTATTGTTTCTACCATTGAAACAATAGGGAACTCCAAAGCTTTAGCCATTGCAGCGTTAAGACTCTCGGCAATGTTGCTGCTCATAATGTTGTATCGTTTACCCTGGAAATACACTCGTGACCAGTGTGAGATCCCTATTCCTCTTAGATAGTTCGCACACAAAGGACTTCTCCTCTCGATTTCATCAAACTTTTGCCTGAACTCGCCAACTGTGTAAGCACACGCCGCCTTTGCCACCAAATATGTGAGTCCTTTCTGTCTACTATATCTACTTTTGACATTTCAATAAAGATGAATGGAGCAAGCGCCATGCTTCGCGAGAGGATAGACTTTCCTTAATGATGTGTAGATTGAGTTGTGCTTGTCGGAGACAAATACCAAGTCATCTGCGTCTGGAACTATGGACATAAGTTTTTTGAAAAACCATGTCCATGCTTGTTCGTTCTCAGAGTCAACGACTGCAAAACCCAAAGGCATTATCTGGAAATTTCCATCTTGAAAGATAGCGGTTAGCAAACATCCACGAAACTTTGCTTTTATAGTCGTTGCATCGATAATCAAAACTTTCCTCATAAACTTTGCTGCGTGAATGCAGGCGCCAAGAGCAAAGAACAAGtacttaaacttgtttttcGACGCACCTACTCTCCTACTCACAACATCCCAAACCGTACcagtatttgtttgtttgagaaGGTGCAAATAAACCATAAGCAGCTTGTAACCATCTTATGGGCTCCCTCTAGCGGCTAATACAGCCCTCTCCTTTGAATGCCATGCTTTCATGTAACTTATTGAAACGCGTAGCTCATCCAGTACTATATCAGGGATGTCAACAGCTCTCGGTCCAAGTTTCCCATTCGCATACTTTGATTTCAAGACTTCAGCTATTACTTTACAAGTTGCCTTCTTGCCATATTGAGACCTTGTTGTGATGTCACATGTATGTGTGAGTGTCCCTGTCCTCACTATCATGTTTTCCGAAGTTCCACTGGCAGTTCTGCCATATACTATCCATGGGCAATTTGCATCAACACACCGAACAATAAGCCGCTCCCTATCTGATCTTACTTGGCGGTAAGTGAAGAATCATTTGATTGCATATATAGCAATCGAAGTTTGCATCTCTGATTTATTTCTGAATATCCTCCCAATGAATATGGCATCGTTGTTGGGATCATAAAAACCATTAGGGAGTTCTTGTGTCTCTATGAACTCATCCTCATAACAAGGAGCACAGTCGTGTGATGGGACAACATCAGCTGCAATTATTTCATTATAGATGTTTGCAAGGCTCAACCGAATCTCAGGATCTTCTACATCCTCTCTATTCAACGATGTTGTATCTATAACAAGCTCATCAGTTGGTTGTACTCTAGCAGGGAAAACGTTTCCAATGAATACACCAACCTCCTCTTCTGTTCCTAAATCTTCAGGCACACCCTCATCGAGAATTGTCATTCTCATTGCATTTGATGTTTCCCCTTCATCCATTCCATCACCCAATCACAATTGCCTACATTCCCTGTTAACGACTGCATTCCAGAAATCGTAATCATAGTCTTGTTCATCCCATGTCTCATAATCTTCCCATTCTGCAATGCCTCTTTGAACCTCTTCACAGGCgacattttcttttcctttattACTATTCAAACCATGTGCGTCGCTTGCCAATTCTTCCATCACCTTCAGTTGAGCTTGCACCTCCGTATCATAAATGTTGTTGAGGTCTATAGCATAACTTCTTTCAACAACTGCTTCTTCAGAGTCTCTCACGGACGGTGTTCTTCTCTCATTCCTGAAATGATGGTCTACGTCAGTCTGAAATGTGGAGGCAGCAACCTCTACACTGCCTACAGAAGGCGTTCCGTCGTCAAGGTGAATAATTCCTTCACCACTTCCATTTCCATTCTGGAGTGGGCTAAGTTGTTCTGTGCGATACCCACCTTCCAATGTAGCGAAGAGATTCATAGGTTTCGTTGTGGCTCTGACTTTGAAGAAAGTTTTTAGGCCTGTGTCAGTTGTTATGGACACTGGAGGAGTCCTCCCAGCAGAAAGTATTGACATTTCGGTGGGTGGGCAGTATGTAATTCGACGTAAGATTCCTTCAACATCTTTCTCAAATTCGTTCTCAATTCGTGTTTTGAAGGTGTTGTACCTCATCTCATCCGAAACCATAATGCATTGGGCTGGAAAGGTGGTTTCTACGAAGAACTTCTACCCTCCATCAGCAGAATAGTTCCAGTCCCTAACTAAAACGAGTATAGGAGTCTCCATTACCTGCAATGAAGAGAAAGCCGCAAAAATTTAATACATTTGACTCATCATAAGTAATAGGGCATACACATGTCACTATACGATATTCATATATCGTAGACCATAATAAGTTAATCTTGTTCACCGATCCTACCCCCTTCTTTACGGGTCTCCCAACAAATCAAAAGTTTCAGCTGATACAACAAATGACGGATATAAGCTCTGTATTTCTTCCATACTCTGCTAATATGATTCTAAAATTCCTATTCTTACTACCTATGCTTCTCAGTTTGCAATATACAAATATGAGATAATAAAAGCAACTAGGTTTATGACAGTTACCTCCTCGTCGAAATCGATCATCTAGTTTCTTGTTGTCACTAAGATCCGTAAACCTCTCTGTAATTTGATACTTATGACGCCTTTCTCTCTAATAATGCAGTTTCTCGAAACTCCATTATTTATGTTAATCCACAAACCCTAGTACACCAAAAGTACTGTTCGTTCCTTATTTTTTGTCCACACGATTAACATCAAAAATTGTGTCGAACAGTGCAAACCCTCTCTCGCCTCCACATATTATGTTCATTATTCTTAATTTCCTTATTAATCACCATGACATCACCACCCCACTTGCCCAATGAAGCTTCANNNNNNNNNNNNNNNNNNNNNNNNNNNNNNNNNNNNNNNNNNNNNNNNNNNNNNNNNNNNNNNNNNNNNNNNNNNNNNNNNNNNNNNNNNNNNNNNTGCAGTTTCTCGTAACTCCATTATTTATGTTAATCCACAAACCCTAGTACACCAAAAGTACTGTTCGTTCCTTATTTTTTGTCCACACGATTAACATCAAAAATTGTGTCGAACAGTGCAAACCCTCTCTCGCCTCCACATATTATGTTCATTATTCTTAATTTCCTTATTAATCACCATGACATCACCACCCCACTTGCCCAATGAAGCTTCACATTCCTGCTCTTTTTCTGAAGGGCAAATTCGTCAGTTCATTGCAAGTTTTAGTCAACAGTAAAAGTTAACTGTTCAAAGTGCCTATTTCCAAAGTGCCGGCCCAAATAATGCCTAGTTTGGCAATAATCTCTTATGTAAAAcgtactttttaatttattcattaaatGTCAATTTCTGCATCGGAATTTTGAGTGTAAGTATGTTTGagttttgtcaattttcagaACTTTACCTTtcatctctaaaattaaaaaatacaaatcagtCATACTgaataaaataatctatataataataacaatctgaataaatgccaacaaacagttgcgatttttcgtcgtaccttttcgtaaaatatgtatatatatttttttgacagaaaatttcaacggttgcatctctctaaaaagttgcgtctgttaaatgtagagttgtgtctcttacaaacagttgtgtctattcaaatgttcgcatctttataaatttatatataagtgacttctcatcattgtattcaaattttctttattttatatttttgacagaatttttttacagttgtgtctctctaaaaagttccatctgttgaatatagagttgcgtcttttacaaatatttgtgtctattcaaatgctCACATCtgtagtaatctatatataaataacttctcatcattgtattcaaattttctttatatttgtattagttataagagaattttatatttttgacagaaattttttacagttgcgtctctctcaaaagttgcgttttttgaatatagagttgtgtcttttacaaacagttatGTCTATTCAAGttttcacatctttataaatctatatataaataacttctcatcattgtattcaattttttttatatatttgtattagttaaaacagaatttgttagaaatgacgTTTCATCACTGTGAAAAATTTACTGCaggttaatatatttttttaatcgttgtaatatttaattatattcaggCCTTGATTGGTAAcagacttttaagactttaaaattatttaaagcaTTAGCAGCTATAATTTTGCCAATCACACTTtgattgcttttctttttttttttaagttttgaaagccactttttttttccccttccttgttttctcaaaatatttaaagcTTCAAAATCATGCtgtaaaactaaacaattttaaaaacattctttttttctcccccattatatttaaaagctctccaaaagtatatatatttttttacatattatatttttacaaattaattattttcattttttctctttcttttaagattcatttcaataataatttttatttttttcatcattatcattaataATGGTGTAAAAGATTTATGATATTCATCATTAGTAACAGAGTATcattcaaaacaatacattaATAAgtgtttaatggatttttgACTGCTAGTATAACTactcaattaaaaaaacattcaaaacaattaaaaaaacaaaagaaaaacagagttttcaaacaaaatcatatatttgattgatttacattttaaaaattataatttatcattaataaaatttatttttgttattgaattGCTATATGGATTctgacataatttatatttattaaaattatattattaatatttaatgataataataaaaatagctacagctttaaaagttgttggtaaacaatcagattttaactgttaaagttttttaaagtttttacagtcaaagcatctacagccaaattctctacagctaaaattttaaagtcaaagtctcTACAGCCAAAAATAATAGCCGCTACCAATCAGGGCCTCAGTCTCTAGGTATacatcttcataaattattaattttaatatattaaaacatatattttagtcGTTTAATTGAACCATTACAATATtggtataattaatatttaagatcACATTACTTGGATAAActattcataaattattatttattagttttaaataactaaaatatatttaaaatgaattgttGCAACCTTTTAATTACACCAcgacaaattttgtttatttaatgaaccattaaaacttttgatttatctTATGAATCGTtgcaatttttttggtaaatttgatatttatggtTGTGTCtataatactaaaatatatttaaataattttttgtttttgtttaaataatctTAAGATACTCTCTTTAAACATCTATTCATCGAGGGTTATCATTCTATTGGTATGAATCCAAActgaaattttggtttttagctgttaaaaaatgtggttcaagttgggttttcagaaaatgagagcatattggctcgtatatgtttgtttgtttttgtcataagtatatatttgtctactcaatgctttttgattagaaaactaattgtattatagaaaacaatatggatttctatatttctatttcttaaaaaaatatctgattatgaaatatcaagataaaaataaaaataaatattaaattcgttctattatattttctacaatTGGGAATATTTAGNaaagttttttaaagtttttacagtcaaagcatctacagccaaattctctacagctaaaattttaaagtcaaagtctcTACAGCCAAAAATAATAGCCGCTACCAATCAGGGCCTCAGTCTCTAGGTATacatcttcataaattattaattttaatatattaaaacatatattttagtcGTTTAATTGAACCATTACAATATtggtataattaatatttaagatcACATTACTTGGATAAActattcataaattattatttattagttttaaataactaaaatatatttaaaatgaattgttGCAACCTTTTAATTACACCAcgacaaattttgtttatttaatgaaccattaaaacttttgatttatctTATGAATCGTtgcaatttttttggtaaatttgatatttatggtTGTGTCtataatactaaaatatatttaaataattttttgtttttgtttaaataatctTAAGATACTCTCTTTAAACATCTATTCATCGAGGGTTATCATTCTATTGGTATGAATCCAAActgaaattttggtttttagctgttaaaaaatgtggttcaagttgggttttcagaaaatgagagcatattggctcgtatatgtttgtttgtttttgtcataagtatatatttgtctactcaatgctttttgattagaaaactaattgtattatagaaaacaatatggatttctatatttctatttcttaaaaaaatatctgattatgaaatatcaagataaaaataaaaataaatattaaattcgttctattatattttctacaatTGGGAATATTTAGTTTATTGGGAGATGAAAAACCGGTGATCAACAGAAAAATTGACGGTTGAGATGATTGTCCAATAAACTATCTTAACGACAAAGACTTATCTACAACTTTATATAGGTTAAgggaatttgtatatttagttctagtcataatacactcaaattgaaatcttaacaacaaattatattgaatatgaaatattttaaaagtttgaaaaggttttggattcTGACTGCCAAACAAAAAGAGGAGCGTGTGAGAGCAATGAACCCGATCGTCTTTGGCCGACCATCTTCCTTAGACGCGCACATTGTGATGCTACAtcatacacctaaatattattgttacaagttttaactattatttttcccctctaatatttatttatgtgtgactCGAGATAATTAACCAGCAACTTAGGCGGAGAAAAATAAGTAGTAAGTACATTCAATATtgaattaactatatatatgtatatatatataatctattataattgccaaaatgtttaattactattggttgttttatatagaaatatgtttcatctataaaaatattgttgtttgtattatatattcatttacaatactgcctttatgaaaatagatatatttttttatatgaatatataactgaTTTTTGAttcaagtaaataaaatatgtgataattttctgtttagttatattcaaatttgagaggattggtaattttcttactgattgactaaataataatattaatattcattttttatgaagtaaaaattgattttggaaatagaaatatgtttgaATTATGCTAAAAAGGatagaaataattaatttaaatgaatttaaacaaagCATTATGTCATATTAAGAATGgtcctcaattaatatttttaatatttgtaatttattttatgattatttaagaaatttatagtgtcttatacaatgtattcataattttatcgtttaaaacaaaacaaaaagaaaaaaaattaaaaatataatcatttacatatcatatttgacaacaagagaacaagttgtaatggttcataaaatatacaaaaatatgactgtaagattaagaagagaagacacgaCTGTAGAttgcatttattcattttttcagaaattaaaaaatatttacgaaAAGACACAGATAAAATGTTACATTGAAAAGATGCGAACGAAAGGTTACGAATAAAAGCGAAGGAAATGACACGACTGCAATGTAATCTCATGGCAGTTAAtcgtaaaatttttgtttaatttaatgtGTGTACTGTGtagcattgataattatttatttaatcatatgtgaaggtaagattatttttttaagtatatattttcaactaaaatataaagaatttttcaaaaaattgtatgtttttgaaatttttattaaatagtttaagaatCTCAATAgtttagtaaataaatttaattaaagaatttttgtaataaatattttactaaaatgagtTCTCCGCGATATTGCGGGGGCTCCATACctagtaatatataatataaatcatttttttacccttaaatttaagaaatgtttaagaaataata comes from Camelina sativa cultivar DH55 chromosome 19, Cs, whole genome shotgun sequence and encodes:
- the LOC104767984 gene encoding uncharacterized protein LOC104767984, coding for MVYLHLLKQTNTGTVWDVVSRRVGASKNKFKYLFFALGACIHAAKFMRKVLIIDATTIKAKFRGCLLTAIFQDGNFQIMPLGFAVVDSENEQAWTWFFKKLMSIVPDADDLAACAYTVGEFRQKFDEIERRSPLCANYLRGIGISHWSRVYFQGKRYNIMSSNIAESLNAAMAKALEFPIVSMVETIRMMLMRWFYCRRSKANKHLGPVTPEVEELLLKHLSDSAGLSVSPASADIYQVSNSHGILFTVDLDRKTCTCKVFETLGIPCSHALAAARVNGIPIPRLVEENYKSDLWRNTYSVVVMLVPDVADHDIPEDMLNPNGVPPETNAGPGRPRKRRIPSNGEERAIKRRKIGPSRCRRCYGTGHNRATCRNPIP